In Vibrio diazotrophicus, the following proteins share a genomic window:
- a CDS encoding HPr family phosphocarrier protein — MYEKKVEITAENGLHTRPAAQFVKEAKAFDADITVTSNGKSASAKSLFKLQTLGLVKGTVVTISAEGPQAQKAVDHLVALMDQLH; from the coding sequence ATGTACGAGAAGAAAGTAGAAATTACTGCAGAAAACGGTCTTCACACTCGTCCTGCGGCACAATTCGTTAAAGAAGCTAAAGCTTTCGATGCGGATATCACTGTTACTTCTAACGGCAAAAGTGCTAGTGCTAAGAGCCTATTCAAGCTTCAAACACTAGGTCTAGTTAAAGGCACTGTAGTAACTATCTCTGCAGAAGGTCCTCAAGCTCAAAAAGCTGTTGACCACCTAGTAGCACTAATGGACCAACTTCACTAA
- the cysK gene encoding cysteine synthase A: protein MSKIYEDNSLTIGNTPLVRLNKVSKGKVLAKIESRNPSFSVKCRIGANMIWEAEKQGTLKPGVELVEPTSGNTGIALAFVAAARGYKLTLTMPESMSLERRKLLKALGANLELTEAAKGMKGAIAKAEEIVASNPEKYLLLQQFNNPANPQIHEKTTGPEIWDATDGQVDVFVAGVGTGGTLTGTSRFIKGEKGKAIISVAVEPAESPVITQALAGDEIQPAPHKIQGIGAGFIPGNLDLDLIDRVETVTSDEAIDMARRLMEEEGILAGISSGAAVVAANRLAELPEFEGKTIVTVLPSSGERYLSTALFAGIFTEKENQQ from the coding sequence CTCTCTTACTATTGGCAACACTCCTCTAGTACGACTAAATAAAGTCAGCAAAGGAAAAGTATTAGCGAAAATTGAATCTCGCAACCCAAGCTTTAGCGTTAAATGCCGTATCGGTGCAAACATGATTTGGGAAGCAGAAAAACAAGGTACACTTAAGCCTGGCGTTGAATTAGTAGAACCAACAAGTGGTAACACTGGTATTGCTCTTGCGTTTGTTGCTGCTGCTCGCGGTTACAAATTGACACTGACTATGCCTGAGTCAATGAGCTTGGAGCGCCGTAAACTACTTAAAGCACTAGGTGCTAATCTAGAGCTGACTGAAGCAGCAAAAGGCATGAAAGGTGCTATTGCTAAAGCGGAAGAAATTGTTGCAAGCAACCCAGAAAAGTATCTGCTTCTACAACAATTCAACAACCCAGCAAACCCTCAAATCCATGAAAAAACCACAGGCCCTGAAATTTGGGACGCGACTGACGGCCAAGTTGATGTGTTCGTTGCAGGTGTAGGTACTGGTGGTACGCTAACAGGTACAAGCCGTTTCATTAAAGGTGAAAAAGGTAAAGCAATTATCTCTGTTGCTGTTGAGCCAGCGGAATCTCCAGTCATCACTCAAGCGCTTGCGGGTGATGAAATTCAACCTGCTCCACACAAAATTCAAGGTATCGGCGCAGGTTTTATCCCAGGTAACCTAGATTTAGACCTAATTGACCGCGTTGAAACAGTAACTTCTGACGAAGCAATTGATATGGCTCGCCGCCTAATGGAAGAGGAAGGTATCCTTGCAGGTATCTCTTCAGGTGCAGCAGTTGTTGCAGCTAACCGTTTGGCTGAACTTCCTGAATTTGAAGGAAAAACAATTGTAACCGTACTGCCAAGTTCAGGTGAACGTTACCTAAGTACAGCCCTATTTGCTGGCATTTTCACGGAAAAAGAAAACCAACAGTAA